Part of the Drosophila santomea strain STO CAGO 1482 chromosome 2L, Prin_Dsan_1.1, whole genome shotgun sequence genome is shown below.
CAACTCATCTGCCCACCTTAAGTGAACTGGACCTTGCTGTGATCAGCAATGCGGCGTACAAAACGGCAACCTTGGTAACCGGTGAGGCTAAGTCGGCATATGAAGCAAGCCTCGTTAATGCCATATTAAATCTGCAGCTTTCCACCGGAAGCGATGCCTTGCTGGTCTCCTTTGTCAAGGCATTGCGGTTGCAGCAAGTCAAGGATGAGCGAGTGTGCCAGCATTTGCAGAATATCTGCCTGGATCCTGTGAAGATAACCCTTATTGAACCCCGTGGACTAGCTCATatctttgcattttttgccGAGCAACTTTGGGATCAGCATGAATGCCTAACCGTCATTGTAGAGCGACTAATGACACTGCTCAAGCCTGGAGACCTGCGCGCCAAAGACTTGGCCACATTCCTGTGGGCCAGCGCCCAGCTCGATTGTGCATTAACTCCTGAGCAAATCAGACAACTGGAGCTGGCTGCTCTTCGCAAGCTGGATCATGGGGAGTACGACTATTTCCCTGACAACCTTGTAGACACCTGCCTCTCACTGGGCACTTTGGGTCACTACTCTAAGGATCTAATCAATGCAGCTGAAGAGCTTAAAGCAGCCCAAAAACGTCAGAGAGCCCAACCCAAGGTGGATAGTCGTTTGAATGTCCTGCGATCTGCTGTAGCCATTGAGCAGCCTTCAATTGCAAAGATTAAGAAAGAACGAGCTTTTAAAGAGTTTGATTCCGCGCCAGCTTATTTGCTTAAAGATCGCCCCGACTTGACAAAATACGCCCAGGAGCTAAGTGGCGACGCTGATGTGGAGGGCGTAGATATGGTGTGTCCCATTGCCGGAATAAATCTGCCAAGCTTACGTGTGCAGACAATGGGCGTCCAGGAAAGCGTTTACTTTGTAGAACTGCTCACCGCAGAGCAGACCCTGAAGTTCAGCAAGAAACCAACTTCCTTAATGCGTCTTAAGAAAAGACTTCTGGAATCCCTTGGCCGAAAAGTTGTAGTAGTAAGCATTATCtagaattaaaaatatatcaacataGCTTGATACAATGTCATTTTTTCAGCTGAACTCCACAGAAATGGCCACCAATGCTAAGGAACTGCACCAACTCTTAGAACCGGCAGCAAATGCAGGAGAAGAATCCAATGTTGCCCAAGGCGTGGGCAACTAAAATATGTGATATAAAGGGGCCTCGGCCTTTTAGGCTAGTTACAAATCGTAGCTTTATTTAACAGTGTTTTATGTACTTGtacatattatttaaatattaatagcaCTAAACATAATGGTCAACACTTAATGTATAATACAAGGAATGGGCTACAGGTGTGTCTCTCCCAAGTGGCTTATCGGATCGACTTGATCTTGGCCTTCAGCACCACGTAGGACACAAATCGGAAAATAAAGATCATGAGTCCCAGCGCGATCACATCATTCCAGAACTGATCACCTCTCATGGTGATTTCCTCTAAGAATTTCTTTGGATACCTGCGATCACAAAACATAGTTAGCTTATGGCAAAAATAAGCTAACAGAAAATAATCACCTATAATGGCAGTAGGGCGCCTCCTCACAGGCCAAGGTACCTCGATCCAAGCCATAAATGGCTGATATGAAGCCCTCAAGTCCATATCTTAAGTATGATATGTGACTGCCCCACCTTAAGTAGCTTGGCAGATCACGCAGGGTCACTCCAAAGCCGGCGAACATCATCATGGGAATGGTTAGCACTGGGGCCAAGAACGTTCCGTTGA
Proteins encoded:
- the LOC120445029 gene encoding uncharacterized protein LOC120445029 isoform X2 — its product is MYALIRRFAGVTNLGCPIRSYASFTPRDVLRSTTEESGTLTTRFAKHIAVERYRDPDHVLPKTTVRYADFFPITDDRYFQRTVQKTAADQLPALIIQASSYRSNAAVPMYVTALNALDNHAAKQLDKMDTSIVLETLYSFLFLIPSWLKRTDFYHAAMQRLVKEDFRGNKERFVQVCFYLGLQKKQAKSSEDFQQLLVEHLPTHLPTLSELDLAVISNAAYKTATLLSTGSDALLVSFVKALRLQQVKDERVCQHLQNICLDPVKITLIEPRGLAHIFAFFAEQLWDQHECLTVIVERLMTLLKPGDLRAKDLATFLWASAQLDCALTPEQIRQLELAALRKLDHGEYDYFPDNLVDTCLSLGTLGHYSKDLINAAEELKAAQKRQRAQPKVDSRLNVLRSAVAIEQPSIAKIKKERAFKEFDSAPAYLLKDRPDLTKYAQELSGDADVEGVDMVCPIAGINLPSLRVQTMGVQESVYFVELLTAEQTLKFSKKPTSLMRLKKRLLESLGRKVVVLNSTEMATNAKELHQLLEPAANAGEESNVAQGVGN
- the LOC120445029 gene encoding uncharacterized protein LOC120445029 isoform X1 produces the protein MYALIRRFAGVTNLGCPIRSYASFTPRDVLRSTTEESGTLTTRFAKHIAVERYRDPDHVLPKTTVRYADFFPITDDRYFQRTVQKTAADQLPALIIQASSYRSNAAVPMYVTALNALDNHAAKQLDKMDTSIVLETLYSFLFLIPSWLKRTDFYHAAMQRLVKEDFRGNKERFVQVCFYLGLQKKQAKSSEDFQQLLVEHLPTHLPTLSELDLAVISNAAYKTATLVTGEAKSAYEASLVNAILNLQLSTGSDALLVSFVKALRLQQVKDERVCQHLQNICLDPVKITLIEPRGLAHIFAFFAEQLWDQHECLTVIVERLMTLLKPGDLRAKDLATFLWASAQLDCALTPEQIRQLELAALRKLDHGEYDYFPDNLVDTCLSLGTLGHYSKDLINAAEELKAAQKRQRAQPKVDSRLNVLRSAVAIEQPSIAKIKKERAFKEFDSAPAYLLKDRPDLTKYAQELSGDADVEGVDMVCPIAGINLPSLRVQTMGVQESVYFVELLTAEQTLKFSKKPTSLMRLKKRLLESLGRKVVVLNSTEMATNAKELHQLLEPAANAGEESNVAQGVGN